CGAGGTGCTCGAGCCGGCGGCGGACGTGGGGCACGCCGAGCACGGCGTGATGGCACACCTCGGACAGGCACACCCAGAGGCGCACGTCGTCGCGGGGGAGGCTCCAGTCCTCGGCGAAGCGGTCGATGTTGGCCGGCACGAACAGCAGCTCGTCGCTCGGCGGCCGGGGGATGGGCAGGTCGTACTGCCCGAAGGCCCGGATGGCCAGGTTCCCGACCATGCTGCCGGCCGACATCCCGAGCATCATCGGCGCCACCAGCTGGAGCAGGCCGCCGAGCATGGCGGTCGCCGGGTCGTCGCCGTCGTCCTCGTCGCCCTGGGCCGACACCGCCCCGGCCTGGGCCCCGGCGAGGCGCTCGAACAGCGGCCGCCAGGCCTCGAGGGTCCTCGCCGCCCACCCGGCCCTCGTGACGGTGACGGCGGTGACGCCCCGGCCGGTGACGCTCGTGGCCAGGCCGGTCAGGTCGGCGACCCGCAGGTCGGCCACCCGGACCAGCTGCTCGAAGGCCATGCGGTCGAACGGGTCGACGTTGGCCTCGGGCGCGCCGCCGCTCGCCACCGAGGCGGCCAGGGCCCTCGCCGTGTCCCACGCCACCGGGCCCTGGCGCTGGAGCATGCGGGCCAGGTCCCCGAACAGCGGGATGCCCTCGAAGGGGTCGGGGCTGGCGGGGTCACCCATCGACGGGCAATGGTAGGCGGGTGACCACCGCCGTCCTCACCGGGGCCGCCGGCCCGCTCGGCCGCCGGGTCCTCGCCATCCTCGCCCGCGACCCGGACCTTCGCCGGGTCGTCGCCGTCGACCGGGTGGCCGTCGAGGGCCCGCCGCCGGGCGTCGAGGCGGTGGCCGCCGACCTGGCCGACGCCGACCTGAAGGCCCTGTTCGAGGGGGCCGACCTCGTCCTCCACCTCGCCGCCGAGTCCACCCGCCGGGTGCTCGACGCGGCCGGCGCCGTCGGCGCCCGGCGGGTCGTCCTGCTGTCGAGCGCCACGGTGTACGGCGCCTGGCCCGGCAACCCCGTCCCCCTCACCGAGGACGCGCCCGTGCGGCCCAACCCCGGCTTCGACCTCGCCGTGCACCGGGCCGAGGACGAGCGCCTGGCCGCCGAGCACCGCGACGCCCACCCGGGCACGACCGTGGCCGTGCTGCGGCCGGCCCCGACGGTGGCCGAGGACGGCTGCTCCGAGCTCGCCTCGCTGCTGAACGACGCCCCCGAGGTCCGGCCCGAGGGCGAGGTGGAGGACCCGCCGGCCCAGTACCTCCACTTCGACGACCTGGCCAGCGCCGTCGCCATGGCCGCCCGCCAGGGCCTCGACGGCCCGTTCAACGTCGCCCCCGACGGGTGGATCAGCCGCGAGCAGGTGCGGGCCCTCGGCGGCTCCGGCCTCCGCCTGCCCCTGCCCGAGCCGGTCGCCCACCGCCTCGCCGCCCTGCGCTGGCGCCTCGGCCTGCGCCCGGTGCCGCCGAGCTTCCTGCCCTACCTCACCCACCCGTGGGTGGTCGCCAACGACCGGCTGAGGGCGGCCGGCTGGACGGCCCGCCACACCAACGAGGAGGCCTTCGTCGCCGGCCACCGGCCCGGCCCGTTCGCCACCCTGAGCCCCCGCCGCCGCCAGGAGCTGCTCCTCGGCGCGGCCGCCGTCGTGCTGGCCGGGGCGGTGACGGGCACCCTGCTCGTCGCCCGCCGCCTCACCCGTCGCCGGTCGGCTTCTCCTCCAGGGTGACGGTGACGGTCCTCGGCCGGCCGTCCCGCACGTAGACGACCTCGACCTCGTCGCCGGGCCGCTGGCGGCGGAGGGCGACGACCAGCGCCGACATCGTCGCCACGTCCCGGCCGGCGACGGCGACGATCACGTCGCCCTCGGCCAGGCCCACCTCGGCGGCCGGGCTGCCCGGGAGCACCCGGTGGACGAGCGCGCCGTGGTCGGGCCCGTCGTCGCCCGCGTCGACGTCCATCCCCTCGACCCCGATCCACACGTGGTGGGCCTCGCCGGTGGCGACGATGTCCTCGGCCACCGCCCTGGCCAGGTCGATCGGGGTGGCGAAGCCGAGCCCCTCGGCGCCCACCTCGCTGATGGCGATGGCGGTGGTGATGCCGACGACGGCGCCCGTGGCGTCGACCAGCGCGCCGCCCGAGGAGCCGGGCTGGATGGGGGCGTCGGTCTGGATCATGTCGTGGAGGGCCGGCTCGCCGTCGGACCGGTCG
The nucleotide sequence above comes from Acidimicrobiales bacterium. Encoded proteins:
- a CDS encoding zinc-dependent metalloprotease, which gives rise to MGDPASPDPFEGIPLFGDLARMLQRQGPVAWDTARALAASVASGGAPEANVDPFDRMAFEQLVRVADLRVADLTGLATSVTGRGVTAVTVTRAGWAARTLEAWRPLFERLAGAQAGAVSAQGDEDDGDDPATAMLGGLLQLVAPMMLGMSAGSMVGNLAIRAFGQYDLPIPRPPSDELLFVPANIDRFAEDWSLPRDDVRLWVCLSEVCHHAVLGVPHVRRRLEHLVGEYVAGFRADSGAFEAKLERLDPTDPQSLASVQQLLGDPEFLLGTAQSPAQEALLPRLEALVAVVEGVVDHVMDATGGALMSSYGMLTEAARRHRVEAAPADRFTSKLFGLDLPQRVYDRGAAFVDGVVERAGREGLERLWRSERELPTPAEVDAPGLWLARIDLLD
- a CDS encoding NAD-dependent epimerase/dehydratase family protein encodes the protein MTTAVLTGAAGPLGRRVLAILARDPDLRRVVAVDRVAVEGPPPGVEAVAADLADADLKALFEGADLVLHLAAESTRRVLDAAGAVGARRVVLLSSATVYGAWPGNPVPLTEDAPVRPNPGFDLAVHRAEDERLAAEHRDAHPGTTVAVLRPAPTVAEDGCSELASLLNDAPEVRPEGEVEDPPAQYLHFDDLASAVAMAARQGLDGPFNVAPDGWISREQVRALGGSGLRLPLPEPVAHRLAALRWRLGLRPVPPSFLPYLTHPWVVANDRLRAAGWTARHTNEEAFVAGHRPGPFATLSPRRRQELLLGAAAVVLAGAVTGTLLVARRLTRRRSASPPG
- a CDS encoding PDZ domain-containing protein, whose protein sequence is DRSDGEPALHDMIQTDAPIQPGSSGGALVDATGAVVGITTAIAISEVGAEGLGFATPIDLARAVAEDIVATGEAHHVWIGVEGMDVDAGDDGPDHGALVHRVLPGSPAAEVGLAEGDVIVAVAGRDVATMSALVVALRRQRPGDEVEVVYVRDGRPRTVTVTLEEKPTGDG